One region of Bdellovibrio bacteriovorus genomic DNA includes:
- a CDS encoding paraquat-inducible protein A: MDEAGTPTRYLVCEVCGYHMPVPVHVRATIICDRCGSRNTRLNPKSTKLTAAFSFTALILYLPANFFPFMTLEIYGNRTTSTIWSGIVQLSDTGYWPIAIIVFLASILIPLMKLIILFYLSATAKNNQNPRFKTTLYHIVEAIGRWSMLDIFLLAVLVAVMKLGNLAEVRPEAGSIMFLLVVIFTMLASAYFDPQMLWERESDD, encoded by the coding sequence ATGGATGAAGCAGGAACGCCGACACGATATCTAGTTTGTGAAGTTTGTGGCTATCATATGCCTGTACCAGTGCATGTGCGAGCGACGATTATTTGTGATCGCTGTGGCAGTCGCAACACCAGATTAAATCCCAAGTCCACTAAGCTGACCGCGGCATTTTCGTTCACGGCTTTGATTCTTTATCTTCCCGCGAACTTTTTTCCCTTCATGACTTTAGAAATTTACGGAAATCGCACAACGTCGACAATTTGGAGTGGAATCGTTCAGCTTTCAGACACTGGTTACTGGCCTATCGCGATCATCGTGTTTCTAGCGAGCATTTTAATCCCGTTGATGAAGCTAATTATTCTGTTTTATTTATCGGCTACCGCCAAAAACAATCAGAATCCCCGTTTTAAGACTACGCTCTATCACATCGTGGAGGCCATCGGGCGCTGGTCTATGTTGGATATTTTTTTACTGGCTGTTCTGGTGGCGGTGATGAAATTGGGAAATCTGGCGGAGGTTCGTCCTGAAGCAGGTTCGATTATGTTTTTGCTTGTCGTGATATTTACAATGCTCGCTTCGGCGTACTTCGATCCACAAATGTTATGGGAAAGAGAAAGCGATGACTGA
- a CDS encoding MlaD family protein yields MTETVTKQKLKSLRAGWYIWLFPAFAIAISVWLFWDYWQQRGPHIKISFEDGSQIQPGKTQIRYRGVTIGDVQKVTISEDKKDVIAHAILQKHAEEFAVAGTRFWLVTPKVSLQGVSGLETLIEGAYISVDPGKIGGELKTEFKGKEGGESKDPLEDTSTYQLETNDLGSVSAGDSVTFRGMKIGTVTKETLSKTGQTVLLQINILNRYVRVIRTNTVFWRSSGISAKLGLFKSELKIDALDTVLRGGIELATPSPAGEIAKAQAKFPLQADPPKEYEKWNTVLE; encoded by the coding sequence ATGACTGAGACAGTAACAAAACAAAAATTAAAATCTCTGAGAGCCGGATGGTATATCTGGTTATTTCCGGCCTTTGCGATTGCCATTTCGGTTTGGCTTTTCTGGGACTATTGGCAACAAAGAGGTCCCCATATCAAAATTTCTTTTGAGGACGGATCGCAAATCCAACCGGGGAAGACACAAATTCGTTATCGGGGTGTGACTATTGGTGATGTCCAAAAGGTCACTATTTCTGAAGATAAAAAAGATGTGATCGCCCACGCCATTTTACAGAAACACGCCGAAGAATTCGCCGTTGCTGGCACGCGGTTTTGGCTGGTGACTCCGAAGGTCAGCTTGCAAGGCGTTTCCGGTTTAGAAACACTGATCGAAGGTGCCTACATATCCGTGGATCCCGGAAAAATTGGCGGCGAATTAAAAACTGAGTTCAAAGGAAAAGAAGGTGGCGAATCGAAAGATCCGTTAGAGGACACGAGCACTTACCAGTTAGAAACCAATGACCTTGGATCCGTCAGCGCTGGAGATTCTGTGACATTCAGAGGAATGAAAATCGGAACCGTAACCAAAGAAACTTTGTCTAAAACGGGTCAAACCGTTCTTTTGCAAATCAATATTTTGAATCGTTATGTCCGAGTCATCAGAACGAACACTGTTTTCTGGAGATCATCAGGCATTAGTGCGAAGTTAGGACTGTTCAAGTCGGAACTAAAAATTGATGCCTTGGATACTGTTCTTCGCGGAGGTATCGAGTTAGCAACACCTTCGCCGGCGGGAGAAATCGCAAAGGCTCAAGCTAAGTTTCCTTTGCAAGCAGATCCTCCGAAGGAATATGAAAAGTGGAACACTGTTCTGGAATAA
- a CDS encoding pirin family protein: MMYLRKSEDRGYAEFGGWLKSRHSFSFSDYYDPQFMGFRDLRVINQDWIAKSAGFPAHPHKDMEIITYVLKGTVAHKDSLGNVGEIKAGEIQTMHAGTGIRHSEYNPSDSEELQLFQIWVLPDVVGAKPGYTQQSFTREQKLNQLKLLVSKDGRGDSQKINQDVDLYAAIFEPGVEQQVSLRPGRGAYVQLAEGELVVNGTTLKSGDALAIENETMLNIKANKETEFLFFDLR, encoded by the coding sequence ATGATGTATTTACGTAAATCTGAAGACAGAGGCTATGCAGAATTTGGCGGCTGGTTGAAATCTCGGCATTCCTTTTCGTTTAGTGATTACTATGATCCTCAGTTTATGGGCTTTCGCGATCTTCGCGTGATCAATCAGGATTGGATCGCAAAGTCCGCAGGCTTTCCTGCGCATCCTCACAAAGACATGGAAATTATCACCTATGTTTTAAAGGGGACGGTGGCTCATAAAGACAGTTTAGGAAACGTCGGTGAAATCAAGGCCGGCGAAATTCAAACTATGCACGCGGGAACAGGCATTCGTCACAGCGAATACAATCCTTCCGACAGTGAAGAGCTTCAGCTTTTTCAAATCTGGGTTTTGCCAGATGTTGTCGGTGCAAAACCGGGATACACTCAGCAATCTTTCACACGAGAACAAAAGTTAAATCAATTGAAGCTTTTGGTTTCTAAAGATGGACGCGGAGACAGTCAAAAAATAAATCAGGACGTCGACCTTTATGCCGCAATCTTTGAACCTGGAGTTGAACAGCAGGTCTCTCTTCGTCCTGGCCGAGGCGCCTATGTGCAGTTGGCCGAAGGGGAGCTAGTCGTGAACGGCACAACTCTAAAATCGGGTGATGCCTTGGCGATAGAAAACGAGACGATGTTGAATATAAAAGCCAATAAAGAAACAGAATTTTTGTTCTTTGATCTTCGTTAA
- a CDS encoding thymidylate synthase, whose amino-acid sequence MKQYHDLIKFVLENGTKKEDRTGTGTISTFGYQMRYNLEEGFPLLTTKKLHTRSIFHELLWFLKGETNIKYLHDNKVTIWDEWADENGNLGPVYGKQWRSWETADGRTIDQITNVVEQIKKNPNSRRLLVVAFNPGDVDKMALPPCHAFFQFYVANGKLSCQLYQRSADIFLGVPFNIASYALLTHMIAQVCGLGVGDFVHTLGDAHLYTNHLEQAQLQLTRDFRPLPQLKLNPDVKDLFAFTYEDIEIVGYDPHPAIKAPVAV is encoded by the coding sequence ATGAAGCAGTACCACGATCTTATTAAATTCGTTCTTGAAAATGGCACAAAAAAAGAAGACCGCACTGGCACCGGAACTATTTCAACTTTCGGTTATCAAATGCGCTACAACCTTGAAGAAGGTTTTCCTCTTTTAACTACCAAGAAGTTACATACGCGCTCTATCTTTCATGAGCTTTTGTGGTTCCTAAAAGGTGAAACAAATATCAAGTATCTTCACGACAATAAAGTGACGATCTGGGATGAGTGGGCTGACGAAAACGGCAACTTGGGTCCGGTGTATGGGAAACAATGGCGTTCGTGGGAAACTGCGGATGGTCGCACGATTGACCAGATTACCAACGTGGTTGAACAAATTAAAAAGAATCCAAATTCGCGCCGTTTGTTGGTCGTGGCGTTCAACCCTGGCGACGTAGATAAAATGGCGTTGCCGCCTTGCCACGCCTTCTTCCAGTTTTATGTCGCTAATGGAAAACTTTCTTGTCAGCTGTATCAACGTAGCGCGGATATTTTCTTGGGCGTGCCGTTTAATATCGCGAGCTATGCATTACTAACTCATATGATCGCACAGGTCTGCGGCTTGGGTGTTGGTGATTTCGTTCACACTTTGGGTGACGCTCACCTTTATACGAATCACTTAGAGCAAGCTCAGTTGCAGCTAACTCGTGACTTCCGTCCTCTTCCTCAATTGAAATTAAATCCCGATGTGAAAGACCTTTTTGCGTTCACATATGAAGACATTGAAATCGTAGGTTACGATCCGCACCCAGCAATCAAAGCGCCGGTGGCCGTATGA
- a CDS encoding dihydrofolate reductase, with product MILTHIVACSKNHVIGTQGGLPWDLPEDMKFFRDTTKGHIMIMGRKTFDSFNGRALPNRYHIVITRDPSKQNFPSTESSPVVFVSSIEEAVAHAKPLTAKWGDEVFIIGGGEIYKQSLPITNKVYLTLIHQDFPGDTYYPQIDENVFTLSARRDVEVPIPFSFLTYIRK from the coding sequence ATGATTTTAACCCATATTGTGGCTTGCTCAAAAAATCATGTGATCGGAACTCAAGGCGGTTTGCCGTGGGATCTTCCCGAGGATATGAAATTTTTCCGCGACACCACAAAGGGTCACATTATGATTATGGGAAGAAAGACTTTTGATTCTTTCAATGGCCGCGCTCTTCCCAACCGCTACCACATTGTGATCACGCGCGATCCATCCAAACAAAACTTTCCCTCGACGGAATCAAGTCCCGTCGTTTTTGTTTCTTCGATTGAAGAGGCCGTCGCCCATGCAAAACCACTGACGGCAAAATGGGGAGATGAAGTTTTCATTATCGGCGGCGGAGAAATCTATAAACAATCCCTGCCGATCACCAACAAAGTCTATCTAACCCTTATCCATCAAGACTTTCCGGGCGACACCTATTACCCGCAAATTGACGAAAATGTTTTCACGCTGAGTGCACGTCGTGATGTGGAAGTGCCAATTCCATTTTCGTTTCTTACCTACATTCGCAAGTAG
- a CDS encoding PilZ domain-containing protein, which produces MKTSKRFATKETAKIEVYGHIGILVASLKNLSETGAFLEVSQGDYVPQKGDLLNMTVQLDSLRRTHNVAAEVVWSKGLGLGICFINKEQVLERMMAKAVGF; this is translated from the coding sequence ATGAAAACGTCCAAACGATTTGCCACAAAAGAAACTGCGAAGATCGAAGTTTACGGGCATATTGGAATTCTGGTTGCGAGCCTCAAAAATCTTTCTGAAACCGGCGCTTTTCTTGAAGTCTCTCAAGGTGATTACGTCCCTCAAAAAGGGGACCTTTTGAACATGACCGTCCAACTTGACAGTCTTCGTCGTACTCATAACGTCGCGGCCGAGGTTGTTTGGAGCAAAGGTTTGGGACTTGGCATTTGTTTCATTAACAAAGAACAGGTTCTGGAAAGAATGATGGCCAAAGCCGTTGGCTTCTAA
- the murB gene encoding UDP-N-acetylmuramate dehydrogenase: MQIRTKVDLSSFNTLQLRSQAEHYAELHSPSDLHAIQDDASLKKLTWNILGGGSNLVLPSSIPGLVLKVSNRGKELVADDKDFWFVKVQAGEVWNDFVQWTLQQGFWGLENLSLIPGTSGAAPIQNIGAYGVEIKDTLWEVTCLDLKSGETKVLSNKECQFAYRDSFFKQEGAGRYLVWDVTFRLPKKNVLHLEYGDIRKELERQQLAADPRTIANAVIHIRQTKLPDPRVIGNAGSFFKNPIVSKEMRDSILMKHTDLVSYPYLDANFKLAAGWLIDRAGWKGKKLGPVGMFEKQALVLVNHGGASADDVWKLANQVSLDVKNMFGVEIEPEPIRW; the protein is encoded by the coding sequence ATGCAGATCCGCACAAAAGTTGACTTAAGCTCATTTAACACTCTTCAATTGCGTTCCCAGGCAGAACACTATGCCGAGCTTCATTCGCCGTCGGATCTACATGCCATTCAAGATGACGCCTCTTTAAAAAAACTGACTTGGAATATTCTGGGTGGGGGCAGCAATCTGGTATTGCCCTCTTCGATCCCCGGCTTGGTTTTGAAAGTGTCCAATCGAGGTAAAGAACTTGTCGCCGATGACAAAGACTTCTGGTTCGTCAAAGTCCAAGCCGGTGAAGTTTGGAATGACTTTGTTCAGTGGACTTTGCAGCAAGGTTTCTGGGGACTGGAAAATCTATCCCTTATCCCTGGCACGTCAGGCGCGGCACCGATTCAGAATATCGGCGCTTATGGAGTCGAGATCAAAGACACTCTTTGGGAAGTCACCTGCTTGGATTTAAAATCCGGAGAAACCAAAGTTCTTTCGAATAAAGAATGCCAGTTTGCTTATCGCGATAGCTTCTTTAAACAAGAAGGTGCGGGTCGCTATCTTGTCTGGGATGTCACGTTCCGTTTACCAAAGAAAAATGTTTTGCATTTGGAATACGGAGACATCCGTAAAGAACTTGAACGCCAGCAATTAGCGGCGGATCCTCGCACCATTGCCAATGCCGTGATTCACATACGTCAAACGAAACTCCCTGATCCACGCGTGATTGGTAACGCCGGCAGCTTCTTTAAGAACCCCATCGTTTCTAAAGAAATGCGTGATTCAATCTTGATGAAGCATACGGATCTGGTGAGTTATCCTTATCTAGATGCCAACTTTAAGCTTGCTGCCGGATGGTTGATTGATCGTGCAGGCTGGAAAGGGAAAAAACTGGGACCGGTCGGCATGTTTGAAAAGCAGGCTCTGGTATTAGTAAACCACGGCGGCGCTTCCGCTGATGACGTGTGGAAGCTTGCCAACCAAGTCAGTCTGGACGTAAAAAACATGTTCGGTGTTGAAATCGAGCCTGAACCTATTCGCTGGTAA
- a CDS encoding M14 family metallopeptidase: MKITKVLVAAAFIAVGFLPFQNAHTVDSTQYWMKVRAKDKFERSLIANTGLAIETTREDFVVGVGSLEEKNAIERLGLLEVSFPLTDAMDFPAKDAAFHNYAEMTEKLRTLVNNHSSISQMTSIGKSVEGRDIWAIRISGNLAEADTLPATVFMGGHHAREHLSIELPIYYVEYLLTEYSKGNPRIQRLVNGRDIHFIPMVNPDGAEYDISTGSYKSWRKNRTRNSNGTYGVDLNRNYAYGWGGEGASTSPNSETYRGPHAFSEPETQAIKKYVDTHENITILLSFHTYSQLILYPWGHVYESIANTQDKQVHETMARKMAEWNGYTPQQSSELYIASGDTTDWSYAEHKIISFTFELDPGNSGWGSGGFYPGAGVIPEVQRKNLEPVLYLIEYSDNPYRAVGSGNGPIFKP; encoded by the coding sequence ATGAAAATCACCAAGGTGCTCGTTGCGGCCGCATTTATTGCCGTAGGCTTTCTGCCTTTTCAAAATGCACACACTGTCGATTCCACTCAGTATTGGATGAAAGTTCGCGCCAAAGATAAATTCGAAAGATCTTTGATCGCAAACACCGGTCTTGCCATTGAAACTACTCGCGAAGATTTCGTCGTCGGCGTGGGAAGTTTGGAAGAAAAAAACGCGATTGAGCGTTTGGGCCTTTTAGAAGTCAGTTTTCCTTTAACAGATGCCATGGACTTCCCGGCGAAAGACGCTGCTTTCCACAACTATGCAGAGATGACCGAAAAGCTTCGCACGTTGGTGAATAATCACAGCTCTATTTCACAAATGACTTCGATTGGAAAATCCGTTGAAGGCCGTGATATTTGGGCTATACGCATTTCAGGAAACCTCGCAGAAGCTGATACGCTTCCCGCAACCGTATTCATGGGCGGACATCACGCACGTGAACATCTTTCGATCGAACTTCCCATTTACTATGTTGAATATCTTTTAACAGAATACTCCAAAGGCAACCCACGTATTCAGCGCTTGGTGAATGGTCGTGATATTCACTTCATTCCGATGGTAAACCCGGACGGAGCAGAATACGATATTTCGACGGGAAGTTACAAATCCTGGAGAAAAAATCGCACACGCAATAGCAACGGCACATATGGTGTGGATTTAAATCGCAACTACGCCTATGGCTGGGGTGGCGAAGGCGCTAGCACAAGTCCTAACAGTGAAACTTATCGTGGTCCTCACGCTTTCAGTGAACCTGAGACTCAAGCTATTAAAAAGTACGTCGACACTCACGAAAACATCACGATCCTTCTTTCGTTCCACACGTACTCACAGTTGATCTTGTATCCTTGGGGTCACGTGTATGAAAGCATCGCAAATACCCAAGACAAACAAGTTCACGAAACAATGGCCAGAAAGATGGCCGAGTGGAACGGTTACACTCCCCAACAATCTTCTGAACTCTATATCGCGAGCGGAGACACGACAGACTGGTCCTATGCAGAACACAAAATCATTTCTTTCACTTTCGAATTAGATCCCGGAAACAGCGGGTGGGGCTCGGGTGGTTTTTATCCCGGGGCGGGTGTGATTCCCGAAGTGCAAAGAAAGAACCTAGAACCGGTTCTATATTTAATTGAATACTCTGATAATCCCTACAGAGCCGTAGGATCTGGAAACGGTCCGATCTTTAAGCCCTAA